One segment of Streptomyces sp. NA02950 DNA contains the following:
- a CDS encoding MarR family winged helix-turn-helix transcriptional regulator, with the protein MPETPDQDDLLSLDEQIAAYQREFHDLDPQVEQVVSALSRLTRRMNVAYGRQSATLGITNAEWEVLKALVLSGAPYQLGPGDLAKRLGLTPAAMTHRIDRMVNEGLVTRERDESNRVRVIVELTADGREKWLEAMRRATVFEEDLLQDLSSEERGALGEMLTRVLRRVEEDQPDAGGRLNDLD; encoded by the coding sequence ATGCCTGAGACCCCCGACCAGGACGACCTGCTGAGCCTCGACGAGCAGATCGCGGCCTACCAGCGCGAATTCCACGACCTGGACCCGCAGGTGGAGCAGGTGGTCAGCGCCCTCAGCCGGCTCACCCGGCGGATGAACGTGGCCTACGGCCGCCAGTCCGCGACCCTCGGCATCACCAACGCCGAGTGGGAGGTCCTCAAGGCCCTCGTCCTCTCCGGCGCGCCGTACCAGCTCGGCCCCGGCGACCTGGCCAAGCGACTCGGGCTCACCCCCGCCGCCATGACCCACCGGATCGACCGCATGGTGAATGAAGGGCTTGTCACCCGTGAGCGTGATGAGAGCAATCGGGTCCGGGTCATCGTCGAGCTGACCGCCGACGGCCGGGAGAAGTGGCTCGAGGCGATGCGCCGCGCGACGGTCTTCGAGGAGGACCTGCTCCAGGACCTCTCCAGCGAGGAACGCGGCGCCCTCGGCGAGATGCTGACGCGGGTGCTGCGCCGGGTGGAGGAGGACCAACCCGACGCCGGGGGACGGCTGAACGACCTCGACTGA
- a CDS encoding MFS transporter produces MTTAMGAALRRIQLGNALSAFGNGFTVPFLFVYVAQVRDLGANTAGLVLATFAVAALVVLPFTGRVIDRRGPLPVAVVGAVAAAVGSMGLGLASSEPLVIAAAGVLGAGMAVIQPALATLIVWCSTTVTRSRAFATQFFLSNLGLGVGGLFGGLLVDTSSPSSFVRLFAIDAAMFLVLGAAVATVRLAKAPVFADAVPRNESVDARGGWRALLRDRAMVQLCVLGFVMFFACYGQFESGLSAFAVEVAHVSPAMLGVALAANTAAIVLAQFVVLRLVERRRRSRVIALVGLVWTAAWVVAGAAGLVPGSQVLGTAAIISAYALFGLGESMLSPTVAPLVADLAPPSLIGQYNSAFSLVKQLALAVGPAVGGLLAGAGLYGAYIASLIVCSLGVTVLGLRLGRGLTARQDNPLRVVAGASVPAPRKESAEPKEPSETVTTAA; encoded by the coding sequence GTGACCACCGCGATGGGCGCAGCGCTGCGCCGGATCCAGCTGGGCAACGCGCTGAGCGCGTTCGGCAACGGCTTCACTGTTCCGTTCCTCTTCGTCTATGTGGCGCAGGTGCGGGACCTCGGCGCGAATACGGCGGGCCTGGTGCTCGCCACGTTCGCGGTGGCCGCGCTTGTTGTGCTGCCCTTCACCGGTCGGGTGATCGACCGGCGGGGGCCGCTGCCCGTTGCCGTCGTGGGTGCGGTCGCCGCCGCCGTCGGATCGATGGGGCTCGGCCTGGCCTCGAGCGAGCCGCTGGTCATCGCCGCGGCCGGAGTGCTCGGCGCGGGTATGGCGGTCATCCAGCCCGCGCTGGCCACGCTGATCGTGTGGTGCTCGACGACGGTCACCCGCTCGCGCGCGTTCGCCACGCAGTTCTTCCTCAGCAACCTCGGCCTCGGGGTCGGCGGGTTGTTCGGCGGGCTCCTGGTGGACACCTCCTCGCCGTCCAGCTTCGTGCGGCTCTTCGCGATCGACGCGGCGATGTTCCTGGTGCTGGGCGCGGCGGTCGCCACGGTGCGGCTGGCGAAGGCGCCGGTCTTCGCGGATGCGGTTCCTAGGAACGAGAGCGTGGACGCCCGGGGCGGCTGGCGCGCCCTGCTCCGCGACCGCGCCATGGTGCAGCTCTGTGTGCTGGGCTTCGTGATGTTCTTCGCCTGCTACGGGCAGTTCGAGTCCGGGCTGTCGGCGTTCGCGGTCGAGGTCGCGCATGTCTCGCCCGCGATGCTGGGTGTCGCGCTGGCCGCGAACACGGCGGCCATCGTGCTGGCGCAGTTCGTGGTGCTCAGGCTGGTCGAGCGGCGCCGTCGCAGCCGGGTGATCGCGCTGGTCGGCCTGGTGTGGACGGCCGCGTGGGTCGTCGCGGGGGCCGCCGGGCTGGTCCCGGGGAGCCAGGTGCTGGGCACCGCCGCGATCATCTCGGCGTACGCGCTCTTCGGGCTCGGTGAGTCGATGCTGTCGCCCACGGTCGCCCCGCTGGTCGCGGATCTGGCACCGCCGTCCCTGATCGGGCAGTACAACTCCGCGTTCTCGCTGGTGAAACAGCTCGCGCTGGCGGTCGGTCCGGCGGTCGGCGGGCTGCTGGCCGGTGCCGGTCTGTACGGGGCGTACATCGCGTCACTGATCGTCTGCTCGCTCGGTGTCACGGTGCTCGGTCTGCGGCTGGGCCGCGGGCTCACGGCCCGGCAGGACAATCCGCTGCGGGTCGTCGCCGGTGCCTCGGTGCCCGCGCCCCGTAAGGAGTCGGCGGAGCCCAAGGAGCCGTCGGAGACGGTGACCACCGCGGCCTGA
- a CDS encoding SpoIIE family protein phosphatase — protein MNFTRWSARLPRTQRRIGSRADRGARRPQPAPASGGGSVPAARGERADPAARGAAAPAAVAAPEAEAPAAVPTLDGLSVHDVLGQVPALVAVVYGPDHRIAYTNDAYADLFGRRPPGTPARQALPELSELGLLPLMDQVLRSGKPRTVKSRRVSAADSGPGAGPGTAPGSEPEAPAAGGGRSRHGYYTFTCSPIEMALPAPAAPDRAPAAQPTVTAATDDTAATVRPDADTPAPETTAPVRGVLVFGADVTDQVEAAERLRASERLQREAAVTLQRSLLPQELEQPDDLRIAATYQPGGTEAAVGGDWYDVITLGAGRTALVIGDVMGRGVRAAAVMGQLRTAVRAYARLDLPPHEVLQLLDGLAAEIDANQIATCVYAVHDPNEGRLVYASAGHLPILVRDPDGTVRRAAEPTGPPLGTGGWLHTSGSVPFGPGAGAVLYTDGLVERRDKDIYDGVAALERVFAGATGSPQVMCDRLIRALGITAEHDDDVAVLVLQHPARTGHDAELFHNAALDLLGGVEAAPRARAFASGVLASWRFPTELRDLGVLAVSELVANSLQHGTPPMRLRLRRTDRRLIIEVTDGDEHLPRRRRAEPVDEAGRGISIVATIASSWGCRRTPGGGKAVWCEFALPAG, from the coding sequence GTGAACTTCACGCGCTGGAGCGCCCGGCTCCCCCGAACCCAGCGACGCATCGGCTCGCGCGCCGACCGCGGCGCGCGGCGTCCGCAGCCCGCGCCCGCATCGGGCGGCGGCTCCGTCCCCGCGGCCCGGGGCGAGCGCGCCGATCCCGCGGCGCGCGGCGCAGCGGCCCCCGCGGCGGTGGCCGCCCCGGAGGCCGAGGCCCCCGCCGCCGTCCCGACCCTCGACGGGCTGTCCGTCCACGATGTCCTCGGCCAGGTCCCGGCCCTGGTCGCGGTCGTCTACGGCCCTGACCACCGCATCGCCTACACCAACGACGCCTATGCCGACCTTTTCGGCCGCCGCCCGCCCGGCACACCCGCCCGTCAGGCCCTGCCGGAGCTGAGCGAGCTGGGACTGCTGCCGCTCATGGACCAGGTCCTGCGCAGCGGCAAGCCCCGTACGGTCAAGTCCCGGCGGGTGTCCGCGGCCGATTCCGGGCCCGGGGCCGGGCCCGGCACCGCACCGGGCTCCGAGCCGGAGGCGCCGGCCGCGGGCGGCGGACGGTCCCGCCACGGCTACTACACCTTCACCTGCTCCCCGATCGAGATGGCGCTCCCGGCGCCGGCCGCCCCCGACCGGGCGCCCGCCGCCCAGCCGACCGTGACCGCGGCGACCGACGACACGGCGGCGACGGTCCGACCCGACGCCGACACCCCCGCCCCGGAGACCACCGCCCCCGTCCGCGGTGTGCTCGTCTTCGGCGCGGACGTCACCGACCAGGTCGAGGCCGCCGAGCGGCTGCGCGCCAGTGAGCGACTCCAGCGCGAGGCCGCCGTCACCCTCCAGCGCAGCCTGCTGCCCCAGGAGCTGGAGCAGCCCGACGACCTCAGGATCGCCGCCACCTACCAGCCGGGCGGCACCGAAGCCGCCGTGGGCGGCGACTGGTACGACGTCATCACCCTCGGCGCCGGGCGCACCGCGCTGGTCATCGGCGATGTCATGGGCCGCGGTGTGCGGGCCGCCGCCGTCATGGGCCAGCTGCGCACCGCCGTCCGGGCCTACGCCCGGCTGGACCTGCCCCCGCACGAAGTGCTGCAACTGCTCGACGGCCTGGCCGCCGAGATCGACGCCAACCAGATCGCCACCTGCGTCTACGCCGTCCACGACCCCAACGAGGGCCGTCTCGTCTACGCCTCCGCGGGCCATCTGCCGATCCTGGTCCGCGACCCGGACGGCACCGTGCGCCGCGCCGCCGAACCGACCGGCCCGCCGCTCGGCACCGGAGGCTGGCTGCACACCTCCGGCTCCGTCCCGTTCGGCCCCGGTGCCGGCGCCGTTCTCTACACCGACGGCCTGGTCGAGCGCCGCGACAAGGACATCTACGACGGTGTGGCCGCGCTCGAGCGGGTCTTCGCGGGGGCGACCGGCTCGCCCCAGGTGATGTGCGACCGGCTGATCCGGGCGCTGGGCATCACCGCGGAGCACGACGACGACGTGGCCGTGCTGGTCCTCCAGCACCCCGCCCGCACCGGCCATGACGCGGAGCTCTTCCACAACGCGGCGCTGGATCTGCTCGGCGGGGTGGAAGCCGCACCGCGCGCCCGCGCCTTCGCCTCGGGCGTCCTGGCCAGCTGGCGCTTCCCCACCGAGCTGCGCGACCTGGGCGTCCTGGCCGTCAGCGAGCTGGTCGCCAACTCCCTCCAGCACGGCACGCCCCCGATGCGGCTGCGGCTGCGCCGCACCGACCGCCGCCTGATCATCGAGGTGACGGACGGCGATGAGCATCTGCCGCGCCGCCGCCGGGCCGAACCGGTGGACGAGGCCGGGCGTGGGATCTCGATCGTCGCGACCATCGCCTCGTCCTGGGGCTGCCGCCGCACCCCGGGCGGCGGTAAGGCGGTGTGGTGCGAATTCGCCCTTCCGGCGGGTTAG
- a CDS encoding NAD(P)/FAD-dependent oxidoreductase gives MKEPARILVVGGGYVGMYTALRLQRKLKRELRQGDVQVIVVDPEPYMTYQPFLPEAAAGSISPRHVVVPLRRVLPECKVVIGEATAIHHGKRTATVRTLATEEEGTGSIEIHYDELVLAPGSVSRTLPVPGLAEFGIGFKTVEEAIGLRNHVLEQLDIASSTRDPDIRDAALTFVFVGGGYAGVEALGELEDMARFAVRYYHNIAPEDLKWILVEATGRILPEVGEEMGQYAVRELRSRNIDVRLETRLDSCENRVAVLSDGSRFPTRTLVWTAGVKPHPILASTDLPRNMRGRLKCTAALQVDGVEHAWAAGDAAAVPDRTAEEPGTECAPNAQHAVRQTKVLAENLIASMHGRPLQDYAHKYVGSVASLGLHRGVAHVYGRKLKGYPAWFMHRVYHLSRVPTFNRKARVLAEWILSGLFKREIVSLGSLENPRAEFKLAADTGRHPEAS, from the coding sequence GTGAAGGAACCTGCGCGCATTCTCGTTGTCGGCGGTGGCTACGTCGGGATGTACACCGCGCTGCGCCTCCAGCGGAAGCTGAAGCGAGAGCTGAGGCAAGGCGACGTACAGGTCATCGTGGTCGACCCCGAGCCGTACATGACCTATCAGCCGTTCCTCCCCGAAGCGGCGGCCGGGTCCATCTCCCCGCGCCATGTCGTGGTGCCGCTGCGCCGCGTCCTGCCCGAGTGCAAGGTCGTCATCGGCGAGGCCACCGCGATCCATCACGGCAAACGCACGGCGACCGTCAGAACCCTCGCCACCGAGGAGGAGGGCACCGGCTCGATCGAGATCCACTACGACGAGCTGGTCCTCGCCCCCGGCTCCGTCTCCCGCACCCTCCCGGTCCCCGGCCTCGCCGAGTTCGGCATCGGCTTCAAGACCGTCGAGGAGGCCATCGGGCTGCGCAACCACGTGCTCGAACAACTGGACATCGCCTCCTCGACCCGGGATCCCGACATCCGCGACGCGGCGCTGACCTTCGTGTTCGTCGGCGGCGGGTACGCGGGCGTCGAGGCGCTCGGCGAGCTGGAGGACATGGCCCGGTTCGCCGTCCGCTACTACCACAACATCGCGCCCGAGGACCTGAAATGGATCCTGGTGGAGGCCACCGGACGGATCCTCCCCGAGGTCGGTGAGGAGATGGGCCAGTACGCCGTGCGCGAGCTGCGCAGCCGCAACATCGACGTACGCCTGGAGACCCGGCTCGACTCCTGCGAGAACCGTGTCGCCGTCCTGAGCGACGGCTCACGCTTCCCCACCCGCACCCTGGTGTGGACCGCGGGCGTCAAACCGCATCCGATCCTGGCCTCCACCGATCTGCCGCGGAACATGCGCGGCCGCCTCAAGTGCACGGCGGCGCTCCAGGTGGACGGCGTGGAGCACGCGTGGGCGGCCGGGGACGCCGCGGCCGTCCCGGACCGTACGGCGGAGGAGCCCGGCACCGAATGCGCGCCCAACGCGCAGCACGCCGTCCGCCAGACCAAGGTCCTCGCCGAGAACCTCATCGCCTCGATGCACGGCAGGCCGCTCCAGGACTACGCGCACAAGTACGTCGGCTCGGTGGCCTCCCTGGGCCTCCACAGAGGTGTCGCGCATGTCTACGGACGGAAGCTGAAGGGGTATCCGGCCTGGTTCATGCACCGCGTCTACCACCTCAGCCGAGTGCCGACCTTCAACCGTAAGGCACGCGTCCTGGCCGAGTGGATCCTGTCGGGGCTGTTCAAACGGGAGATCGTCTCGCTCGGGTCGCTGGAGAACCCGCGCGCCGAGTTCAAACTCGCCGCGGACACCGGTCGCCATCCCGAAGCCAGTTGA
- a CDS encoding TetR/AcrR family transcriptional regulator, translating into MHLQGSSWSAAVASSDGNGGRSTPLRVDAQRNLEHVLRAAREVFGELGYGAPMEDVARRARVGVGTVYRRFPSKDVLVRRIAEEETARLTDQARSALGQENEPWSALARFLRTSVASGAGRLLPPQVLRVGVDVEAEIRVPQQRQAALATTAAPTAQPELRLVEQPPAPQDEPDDAGAAALLEVVGQLVERARAAGELRPDVTVADVLLVIATAAPSLPDAAHQAAASARLLDILLDGLRSRPAG; encoded by the coding sequence ATGCACCTTCAGGGTTCGTCATGGTCCGCAGCCGTCGCTTCTTCGGACGGGAACGGGGGCCGGAGCACTCCGCTGCGCGTGGACGCGCAGCGCAATCTCGAGCATGTTCTACGCGCGGCGCGCGAGGTCTTCGGGGAGCTGGGGTACGGGGCTCCGATGGAGGACGTGGCACGGCGGGCGCGGGTCGGGGTGGGCACCGTCTACCGGCGGTTCCCCAGCAAGGACGTGCTCGTGCGCCGGATAGCCGAGGAGGAGACGGCCCGGCTCACGGACCAGGCCCGCTCGGCGCTGGGGCAGGAGAACGAGCCGTGGTCCGCGCTGGCCCGGTTCCTGCGCACATCGGTGGCGTCCGGCGCGGGCCGGCTGCTGCCGCCGCAGGTGCTGCGGGTCGGGGTCGATGTGGAGGCCGAGATCCGGGTGCCGCAGCAGCGGCAGGCGGCTTTAGCCACCACGGCGGCCCCGACGGCCCAGCCGGAGCTGCGGCTGGTCGAGCAACCGCCCGCACCGCAGGACGAGCCGGACGACGCGGGAGCGGCGGCGCTGCTCGAGGTCGTCGGGCAGCTGGTGGAGCGGGCACGGGCCGCGGGCGAGCTGCGCCCGGATGTGACGGTCGCGGATGTGCTGCTGGTCATCGCCACGGCGGCGCCCTCGTTGCCGGACGCGGCGCACCAGGCCGCGGCGTCGGCACGACTGCTGGACATCCTGCTGGACGGACTGCGGTCACGCCCCGCCGGATGA
- a CDS encoding BTAD domain-containing putative transcriptional regulator — translation MRYLILGTSEARDEQGHALPLGGPRIRALLAALALRAARSAPVPVDVLIDEVWADEPPHDAPAALQALVGRLRRVIGKDAVVSSPGGYRLATATPHDDVDLLRFERLTQDGKRALDADDPGTAATAFRQALALWRGAALADLPDRDAAAARPEALRLTALRRRIDADLALGRAVDLIPELRELVADHPLDETCHAQLIRALRAAGHHADALTAYEQVRRILADRLGTDPGAELKELHRQMLLADGTPAIWEPAVAGGAAPAATRGAAPAATHGAAPAATSGAAPARGSAPRADGQDEAPRPASPPPSAPPRGPTAPAPPHHNIRARLTSFVGRQGEIGALRQDLGGARLVTLTGPGGSGKTRLSEEIAASVTDGYPDGVWVAELAPLDQPAAVPGAVLSAVGRRETALLASGLEGRTSSSDGADPTGRLVEYCADRTLLLLLDNCEHVIDTAARLTETLLAHCPGVTVLATSREPLGVPGEVVRPLEPLPPIPAHQLFVERAGSVRPGFDPAADPATAEAVAEICRRLDGLPLAIELAAARLRLLTPRQIADRLDDRFRLLTSGSRTVLPRQQTLRAVVDWSWELLDERERTVLRRASVFAGGWSLAAAEAVCADAPPGAAEPTDHPVGPATHATEPDTGAGGGEGSYADAHAPSRFHAHPGAQIAPHDVLELLGALADKSLLVVDHPGQPPAADPSAPAGEARYRMLETIHEYATERAIEDQAARADHAAALTRHTAWFRDFVRAAEPRLRSAEQLPWLRRVETDLDNIRAALQRSLTARDEDNLFAIIFALGWFWWLRNYRDEGAAWTRSALILENLPDGADFPGDRITADGPGPYGGPGPVPAEVPDGTDGIDPATTRYWQFMDLRLLYFFLLAEHGGSDLHDERTRIGAERIRDAYSAHPGPRSARFPAMLWPFSGFVINGHSGVMPLMDQTVANCRKYGDDWALGVALMFRTHLAIDMPGGIENTDRHWTELRELSTLVGDRWMLAQVEGAFGEIATLRGRFTEARAAYEEAQRLARELGAQTEVPFLYTRLADLALHEGDHEGMMKLVDRSEEEAERCGALDVRSFNQMLRGVAHLVRGEVAEARTYYDKAMYWAERGTLPPQFWVVAHGLSGRILAAEGDRPAGLRALRDTLVRGAEASCTETLMAQQAESAAQVLTGCGEEGLAARLLGAADSWRGRLPRSPLMLEETGRTVAQAAETLGRPMVGELRAEGSALSVEQVIALLDDALSRLGHPVDAGPSDAPDRTSATG, via the coding sequence GTGCGGTATCTGATCCTCGGCACCAGCGAAGCGCGCGACGAACAGGGGCACGCCCTGCCCCTCGGCGGACCCCGGATCCGCGCGCTGCTCGCCGCGCTCGCCCTGCGCGCCGCACGCTCCGCGCCGGTCCCCGTCGACGTCCTCATCGACGAGGTGTGGGCCGACGAGCCCCCGCACGACGCGCCCGCCGCACTCCAGGCGCTCGTCGGCCGGCTGCGCCGGGTCATCGGCAAGGACGCCGTCGTCTCCTCACCCGGCGGCTACCGCCTCGCCACGGCCACCCCCCACGACGACGTCGACCTGCTGCGCTTCGAGCGGCTGACCCAGGACGGCAAACGCGCCCTCGACGCCGACGACCCCGGGACGGCCGCCACCGCCTTCCGCCAGGCACTCGCCCTGTGGCGCGGCGCCGCCCTCGCGGACCTCCCGGACCGGGACGCGGCCGCCGCCCGCCCCGAGGCGCTGCGGCTGACCGCCCTGCGCCGCCGGATCGACGCCGACCTCGCGCTCGGCCGCGCCGTGGACCTGATACCCGAGTTGCGGGAGCTGGTCGCCGACCATCCGCTGGACGAAACGTGCCATGCGCAGCTGATCCGGGCGCTGCGCGCGGCCGGTCACCACGCCGACGCCCTCACCGCGTACGAGCAGGTGCGCCGGATCCTCGCCGACCGGCTCGGCACGGACCCGGGCGCGGAGCTGAAGGAACTCCACCGGCAGATGCTGCTGGCGGACGGCACGCCCGCCATCTGGGAGCCCGCCGTCGCCGGTGGAGCAGCGCCCGCCGCTACCCGCGGAGCAGCGCCCGCCGCTACCCACGGAGCAGCGCCCGCCGCCACCAGCGGCGCGGCGCCCGCCAGGGGGAGCGCGCCGCGCGCCGACGGCCAGGACGAGGCCCCTCGACCCGCCTCACCCCCGCCGTCGGCCCCGCCCCGGGGCCCCACCGCCCCGGCACCCCCGCACCACAACATCCGCGCCCGTCTCACCAGCTTCGTCGGCCGTCAGGGCGAGATCGGCGCCCTGCGCCAGGACCTGGGCGGCGCCCGGCTGGTCACCCTCACCGGACCCGGCGGATCCGGCAAGACCCGGCTGTCCGAGGAGATCGCCGCGTCCGTGACGGACGGCTATCCGGACGGTGTGTGGGTCGCCGAACTCGCCCCGCTGGACCAACCCGCGGCCGTCCCCGGCGCCGTGCTGAGCGCGGTGGGCCGCCGCGAGACGGCACTGCTCGCCTCCGGTCTTGAGGGCCGTACGAGCAGTTCGGACGGCGCCGATCCGACCGGCCGCCTCGTCGAGTACTGCGCCGACCGCACCCTGCTGCTCCTGCTCGACAACTGCGAGCACGTCATCGACACCGCGGCGCGGCTCACCGAGACCCTGCTCGCGCACTGTCCGGGCGTGACCGTGCTCGCCACCAGCCGTGAGCCGCTGGGTGTGCCCGGCGAGGTCGTACGGCCCCTGGAGCCGCTGCCTCCGATCCCCGCCCACCAGCTGTTCGTGGAGCGCGCCGGGAGCGTGCGCCCCGGCTTCGACCCGGCGGCGGACCCGGCGACGGCGGAGGCGGTCGCCGAGATCTGCCGCCGCCTGGACGGTCTGCCGCTGGCGATCGAACTGGCCGCGGCCCGGCTGCGGTTGCTCACCCCGCGCCAGATCGCCGACCGGCTCGACGACCGGTTCCGTCTGCTCACCAGCGGCAGCAGAACCGTTCTGCCGCGCCAGCAGACCCTCAGAGCGGTGGTCGACTGGTCCTGGGAACTCCTCGACGAGCGTGAACGCACCGTGCTGCGCCGGGCCTCGGTCTTCGCGGGCGGCTGGAGCCTGGCGGCGGCGGAGGCGGTGTGCGCGGACGCGCCGCCCGGTGCCGCCGAACCCACCGATCACCCTGTCGGGCCCGCCACCCACGCCACCGAACCCGACACGGGTGCCGGCGGTGGCGAGGGCTCGTACGCCGACGCACACGCCCCCTCGCGCTTCCATGCACACCCTGGTGCGCAGATCGCGCCCCATGACGTCCTGGAACTGCTCGGGGCGCTGGCCGACAAGTCCCTCCTGGTCGTCGACCACCCCGGGCAGCCCCCGGCCGCCGATCCGTCCGCCCCGGCGGGCGAGGCCCGCTACCGCATGCTGGAGACGATCCACGAATACGCGACGGAACGGGCCATCGAGGACCAGGCCGCCCGCGCCGACCACGCCGCCGCCCTCACCCGTCACACCGCCTGGTTCCGGGACTTCGTCCGCGCCGCCGAGCCACGCCTGCGCTCGGCCGAACAACTGCCGTGGCTGCGCCGTGTCGAGACCGATCTCGACAACATCCGGGCCGCTCTTCAGCGTTCGCTGACCGCACGTGACGAGGACAACCTCTTCGCGATCATCTTCGCCCTGGGCTGGTTCTGGTGGCTGCGCAACTACCGCGACGAGGGCGCCGCCTGGACCCGTAGCGCCCTGATCCTGGAAAACCTCCCGGACGGCGCGGACTTCCCGGGCGACCGGATCACCGCGGACGGACCCGGTCCGTACGGCGGCCCGGGCCCCGTCCCCGCCGAGGTCCCCGACGGCACGGACGGCATCGACCCGGCCACCACCCGGTACTGGCAGTTCATGGACCTGCGGCTGCTCTACTTCTTTCTGCTCGCCGAGCACGGCGGATCGGATCTGCACGACGAGAGGACACGGATCGGAGCCGAGCGGATCCGCGACGCCTACAGTGCCCACCCCGGCCCCCGGAGCGCCCGTTTCCCCGCGATGCTCTGGCCGTTCTCCGGTTTTGTCATCAACGGTCACTCCGGGGTGATGCCGCTGATGGACCAGACGGTGGCCAACTGCCGGAAGTACGGCGACGACTGGGCGCTCGGCGTGGCGCTCATGTTCCGCACCCATCTGGCGATCGACATGCCCGGCGGCATCGAGAACACCGATCGCCACTGGACCGAGCTTCGCGAGCTGAGCACCCTCGTCGGAGACCGCTGGATGCTCGCCCAGGTGGAGGGCGCATTCGGCGAGATCGCCACGCTCCGCGGCCGGTTCACCGAGGCGCGGGCCGCCTATGAGGAGGCACAGCGGCTCGCCCGGGAACTCGGGGCGCAGACCGAAGTGCCGTTCCTCTACACCCGCCTCGCCGATCTCGCCCTGCACGAGGGCGACCACGAGGGAATGATGAAGCTGGTCGACCGCTCCGAGGAGGAGGCGGAACGCTGTGGCGCGCTGGACGTGCGCTCCTTCAACCAGATGCTGCGCGGTGTCGCGCACCTGGTCCGCGGTGAGGTGGCCGAGGCCAGGACGTACTACGACAAGGCGATGTACTGGGCCGAGCGCGGCACCCTGCCACCGCAGTTCTGGGTCGTCGCCCACGGCCTGAGCGGCCGCATCCTCGCGGCCGAGGGCGATCGGCCCGCCGGACTGCGTGCGCTGCGCGACACCCTGGTCCGCGGCGCCGAGGCGAGCTGCACCGAGACGCTGATGGCTCAGCAGGCCGAGTCCGCCGCGCAGGTCCTGACCGGCTGCGGAGAGGAAGGGCTCGCCGCGCGGCTGCTGGGTGCGGCCGACAGCTGGCGCGGCAGGCTGCCGCGCTCACCGCTGATGCTGGAGGAGACCGGCCGGACCGTGGCACAGGCCGCCGAGACGCTGGGCCGGCCGATGGTCGGGGAACTGCGCGCGGAGGGCTCGGCACTCTCCGTCGAGCAGGTCATCGCCCTGCTCGACGACGCCCTGAGCCGACTCGGCCACCCCGTGGACGCGGGCCCCTCCGACGCCCCGGACCGGACCTCGGCCACCGGCTGA